The Kitasatospora sp. NBC_00374 genome has a segment encoding these proteins:
- a CDS encoding pyridoxamine 5'-phosphate oxidase family protein, with protein sequence MAHDIRALDEGYLAFWRERLLCTLTTLRPDGTPHVVPVGATFDPVGGIARVITNRASHKARNVRAAGEGGMRVAICQVDWARWATLEGVAVVRDDAEAVAEGVRRYTERYREPRVNPDRVVIEITVDRALGRA encoded by the coding sequence ATGGCTCACGACATCCGCGCCCTCGACGAGGGCTACCTCGCGTTCTGGCGCGAGCGCCTCCTGTGCACCCTGACCACGCTGCGCCCGGACGGCACTCCGCACGTGGTGCCGGTCGGCGCGACCTTCGACCCGGTCGGCGGCATCGCGCGGGTGATCACCAACCGGGCCAGCCACAAGGCGCGGAACGTGCGCGCGGCGGGCGAGGGCGGGATGCGGGTGGCGATCTGCCAGGTGGACTGGGCGCGTTGGGCCACGCTGGAGGGGGTCGCGGTGGTCCGCGACGACGCCGAGGCGGTGGCCGAGGGCGTCCGCCGCTACACCGAGCGGTACCGGGAGCCCCGGGTGAACCCGGACCGCGTGGTGATCGAGATCACCGTGGACCGGGCGCTCGGCCGGGCCTGA
- a CDS encoding VWA domain-containing protein: MPVTVVLAKGANAQLPSGECRVEVTVAGPAFDLFAVLLGADGKVRGDLDLVFYNHPAQDGIAVAGDTVTADLRRLPGSVERVVVAAAAAFGPATAVSAAVLSGPSRIEFPLPALTDGESCVALVEFYRRSDGWKVRAVGQGWDSGPAGMATAYGLEVDEEPAPAAAPVPPSAVVPALVPTAVPAISLEKVQRTAPGLVDLYKAAGVSLAKTGLGPLRAAVYLVLDHSASMTWFYENGTMQHLAEQALGLSANLDDDGTVPVVFFANGVLLVADLSLDAYQGRIDRLQERLEWGGTRFAPAMQAVIDHYGRSGATDPAFVIFQTDGEPFDRRETRELLRRSSSLPIFWQFVGFGHSRHLRFLRSLDTLGGRTIDNAGYFGAGQNPLGRSNPDVYDRLMKEFPDWIRLARAAGIVR; this comes from the coding sequence ATGCCCGTGACCGTCGTGCTCGCCAAGGGGGCCAACGCCCAACTGCCGTCCGGGGAGTGCCGGGTGGAGGTCACGGTCGCGGGGCCTGCGTTCGACCTCTTCGCGGTGCTGCTCGGCGCGGACGGCAAGGTCCGGGGCGATCTCGACCTGGTCTTCTACAACCACCCCGCGCAGGACGGGATCGCGGTGGCCGGCGACACGGTCACCGCCGACCTGCGGCGGCTGCCGGGGTCGGTCGAGCGGGTCGTCGTCGCGGCCGCCGCCGCGTTCGGCCCGGCCACCGCGGTGAGCGCGGCCGTGCTGAGCGGACCGAGCCGGATCGAGTTCCCGCTGCCGGCGCTGACCGACGGCGAGTCCTGCGTCGCGCTGGTCGAGTTCTACCGGCGGAGCGACGGCTGGAAGGTCCGGGCGGTCGGCCAGGGCTGGGACTCCGGACCGGCCGGCATGGCCACCGCGTACGGCCTGGAGGTCGACGAGGAGCCTGCGCCCGCCGCAGCGCCCGTGCCGCCGAGCGCGGTGGTGCCGGCCCTGGTGCCCACGGCCGTGCCCGCCATCAGTCTCGAAAAGGTCCAGCGGACCGCGCCCGGCCTGGTCGACCTCTACAAGGCGGCCGGCGTCTCGCTGGCGAAGACCGGCCTCGGCCCGCTGCGGGCCGCCGTCTACCTGGTGCTCGACCACTCCGCGAGCATGACCTGGTTCTACGAGAACGGGACCATGCAGCACCTCGCCGAGCAGGCGCTCGGCCTGTCGGCCAACCTCGACGACGACGGCACCGTCCCGGTGGTGTTCTTCGCCAACGGCGTCCTGCTGGTCGCCGACCTCTCGCTGGACGCCTACCAGGGCCGGATCGACCGGCTGCAGGAGCGGCTGGAGTGGGGCGGCACCCGCTTCGCCCCCGCGATGCAGGCCGTGATCGACCACTACGGCCGCAGCGGTGCCACCGACCCGGCCTTCGTCATCTTCCAGACCGACGGCGAGCCGTTCGACCGCCGGGAGACCCGCGAACTCCTGCGCCGGTCCAGCTCGCTGCCGATCTTCTGGCAGTTCGTCGGCTTCGGCCACAGCCGGCACCTGCGCTTCCTGCGCAGCCTGGACACGCTCGGCGGGCGGACCATCGACAACGCCGGCTACTTCGGAGCCGGCCAGAACCCGCTCGGGCGCTCCAACCCGGACGTCTACGACCGGCTGATGAAGGAGTTCCCCGACTGGATCCGCCTCGCCCGGGCGGCCGGCATCGTCCGTTGA
- a CDS encoding M4 family metallopeptidase, translating to MRTRTRTTALATTVALAAGTLLAVTAQAAPAAEQGGRPTPATAVARAEAALTAHAGELGVTERQSRAVRDVVIDADGSQHVRYDRSFAGLPVLGGDVVVHLAPNGAYRGADRASTAAPAVRSTTPAVGAGVAAEQADAALREANPGRTTAAPGSTKPQLVVDASHGTPRLAWQTTAAGLDYLGNPVARTVLTDAATGRSIASWDGLETAAGDGASLYSGTVPLESTVSGSTYQLKDPTRGNTYTGDAANKTDLCFGSICLSRAPATLFTDADNHWGTGTTADRATAAVDAQYGTNTTWDYYKNVHGRSGIAGDGKGSYNRVHYGSNYNNAFWQDSCFCMTYGDGDGSTFGPLVALDVAGHEMSHGVTSRTAKLNYSGESGGLNEATSDIMGTLVEWYAANPSDPGDYLIGEEIVKPGFGKAALRFMDQPSKDTKSADCWSSGVGNLDVHYSSGVANHFAYLLAEGSGAKVINGVGYNSPTCNGSTVAGIGRDKVGKVWYRALTTYMTSTTNYAGARTATLKAATDLYGAGSAEYAAVAAAWSAVAVN from the coding sequence ATGCGCACCAGGACCCGCACCACCGCCCTCGCCACCACCGTCGCCCTCGCGGCCGGCACCCTGCTCGCCGTCACCGCGCAGGCCGCGCCCGCCGCCGAGCAGGGCGGTCGGCCGACCCCGGCCACCGCCGTCGCCCGCGCCGAGGCCGCGCTGACCGCGCACGCGGGCGAACTCGGCGTCACCGAACGCCAGTCGCGTGCCGTCCGGGACGTGGTGATCGACGCCGACGGCAGCCAGCACGTCCGCTACGACCGCAGCTTCGCCGGCCTCCCGGTACTCGGCGGCGACGTGGTCGTGCACCTCGCGCCGAACGGCGCCTACCGGGGTGCGGACCGCGCCAGTACGGCCGCGCCCGCCGTGCGCAGCACCACGCCGGCCGTCGGCGCGGGCGTCGCCGCCGAGCAGGCGGACGCGGCGCTGCGCGAGGCGAACCCCGGCCGGACCACCGCCGCACCGGGCTCGACCAAGCCGCAGCTGGTGGTCGACGCCAGCCACGGCACACCTCGACTGGCCTGGCAGACCACCGCCGCCGGGCTCGACTACCTCGGCAACCCGGTGGCCCGCACCGTCCTGACCGACGCCGCGACCGGCCGGTCGATCGCCTCCTGGGACGGCCTGGAGACGGCGGCCGGCGACGGCGCCTCGCTCTACAGCGGCACGGTGCCGCTGGAGTCGACCGTCTCCGGCAGCACCTACCAGCTGAAGGACCCGACCCGCGGCAACACCTACACCGGCGACGCCGCCAACAAGACCGACCTGTGCTTCGGCTCGATCTGCCTCAGCCGGGCCCCCGCCACCCTGTTCACCGACGCGGACAACCACTGGGGCACCGGCACCACCGCCGACCGCGCCACCGCCGCCGTGGACGCCCAGTACGGCACCAACACCACCTGGGACTACTACAAGAACGTGCACGGCCGCAGCGGAATCGCCGGCGACGGCAAGGGCTCGTACAACCGGGTGCACTACGGGAGCAACTACAACAACGCCTTCTGGCAGGACAGTTGCTTCTGCATGACCTACGGCGACGGGGACGGGAGCACCTTCGGCCCGCTGGTCGCACTGGACGTCGCGGGGCACGAGATGTCCCACGGCGTCACCTCGCGCACCGCCAAGCTCAACTACTCGGGCGAGTCCGGCGGCCTCAACGAGGCCACCTCCGACATCATGGGCACCCTGGTCGAGTGGTACGCGGCCAATCCCTCCGACCCGGGCGACTACCTGATCGGCGAGGAGATCGTGAAGCCCGGCTTCGGCAAGGCCGCGCTGCGCTTCATGGACCAGCCCTCCAAGGACACCAAGTCCGCCGACTGCTGGAGTTCGGGTGTCGGCAACCTGGACGTGCACTACTCCTCGGGCGTGGCCAACCACTTCGCGTACCTGCTCGCCGAGGGCAGCGGCGCCAAGGTGATCAACGGGGTCGGCTACAACAGCCCCACCTGCAACGGCTCCACCGTCGCCGGTATCGGCCGGGACAAGGTCGGCAAGGTCTGGTACCGCGCCCTGACCACGTACATGACCTCCACCACCAACTACGCGGGTGCCCGCACCGCCACCCTGAAGGCGGCCACCGACCTGTACGGCGCGGGCAGCGCCGAGTACGCGGCGGTCGCGGCGGCCTGGTCGGCGGTCGCGGTCAACTGA
- a CDS encoding aldehyde dehydrogenase family protein has product MQQHTDQYIDGAWRPSLAEARIEVLNPATEELVATVPAGGAADVDAAVAAARAAARSWGRTTREERLVPLGRLCDGLAARRQEIAETVVAELGSPIRFATAVQATLPLTVARSYLDILAKYEFEEQVANSTVYAEPAGVVAAVTPWNYPLHQIVAKVVPALAAGCTVVLKPAEYTPLVARLFAELVHDAGFPPGVFNLVTGVGTEAGAALVEHPDVDLVSFTGSTAVGRAIGAAAGRGVKRVALELGGKSANVVLPGADLARAVKANVANVLANSGQTCTAWTRLLVHRDQYEEAVAIAAEAAATYLPGDPALAATRLGPVASASQRERVRAYITGAVAQGARLVAGGAQAPEGLDRGYYVRATVLADVTAEMTVAQEEVFGPVLSILAYRDEEHALEIANGTDYGLAGGVWAADNETAAAFARRMDTGQVDINGGRFNPAAPFGGYKSSGVGRELGRHGLAEFLQTKSLQF; this is encoded by the coding sequence GTGCAGCAGCACACCGACCAGTACATCGACGGGGCCTGGCGGCCCTCGCTCGCCGAGGCGCGGATCGAGGTGCTCAACCCGGCCACCGAGGAGCTGGTGGCCACCGTCCCGGCGGGCGGCGCGGCGGACGTCGACGCCGCCGTCGCGGCGGCCCGGGCGGCGGCCCGGAGCTGGGGCCGGACCACCCGGGAGGAACGGCTGGTGCCGCTGGGCCGGCTGTGCGACGGGCTGGCCGCCCGGCGGCAGGAGATCGCCGAGACCGTGGTCGCCGAACTGGGCAGCCCGATCAGGTTCGCCACCGCCGTCCAGGCCACGCTGCCGCTCACGGTGGCCCGTTCCTACCTGGACATCCTCGCCAAGTACGAGTTCGAGGAGCAGGTCGCCAACTCCACGGTGTACGCCGAGCCGGCCGGCGTGGTCGCCGCCGTCACGCCGTGGAACTACCCGCTGCACCAGATCGTCGCGAAGGTCGTGCCCGCGCTCGCGGCCGGCTGCACCGTCGTCCTCAAGCCCGCCGAGTACACCCCGCTGGTGGCCCGGCTGTTCGCCGAGCTGGTGCACGACGCGGGTTTCCCGCCCGGGGTGTTCAACCTGGTGACCGGTGTCGGTACGGAGGCGGGTGCGGCGCTGGTCGAGCACCCGGACGTCGACCTGGTGTCGTTCACCGGTTCCACCGCCGTCGGCCGGGCGATCGGCGCCGCGGCCGGGCGGGGGGTCAAGCGGGTCGCGCTGGAGCTCGGCGGCAAGTCCGCGAACGTCGTCCTGCCCGGTGCCGACCTGGCTCGCGCGGTCAAGGCGAACGTGGCCAACGTCCTCGCCAACTCCGGCCAGACCTGCACCGCCTGGACGCGGCTGCTGGTGCACCGGGACCAGTACGAGGAGGCCGTCGCGATCGCGGCCGAGGCCGCCGCCACGTACCTCCCCGGTGATCCGGCCCTCGCCGCCACCCGCCTCGGGCCGGTGGCGAGCGCGAGCCAGCGCGAGCGGGTCCGCGCGTACATCACCGGCGCCGTGGCGCAGGGCGCGCGCCTGGTCGCGGGCGGCGCGCAGGCGCCGGAGGGCCTGGACCGCGGCTACTACGTCCGTGCGACCGTGCTGGCGGACGTCACGGCCGAGATGACGGTGGCGCAGGAGGAGGTGTTCGGGCCGGTGCTCTCGATCCTCGCCTACCGGGACGAGGAGCACGCCCTGGAGATCGCCAACGGCACCGACTACGGGCTGGCGGGCGGGGTCTGGGCCGCCGACAACGAGACCGCCGCGGCCTTCGCCCGCCGGATGGACACCGGACAGGTGGACATCAACGGTGGCCGCTTCAACCCGGCGGCGCCGTTCGGCGGCTACAAGTCCTCGGGGGTCGGCCGCGAACTCGGCCGGCACGGACTCGCGGAGTTCCTCCAGACGAAGTCGCTGCAGTTCTGA
- a CDS encoding ABC transporter substrate-binding protein, with protein MLDDSRVPSRLLATLGAGSLLLAGCGSAGSGPDTSPNGLRARLPEQIKKAGVLRVASDLNYAPVDFRGGDGRPAGLDPELAAALGTYLGLRVEFVDMPFEKVIPAVQAKEVDLAMSAVIDTRRRQNGTDDYNRQVDPGVDFVDYFMTGTSILVKAGNPLNISTLDHLCGRTVAVQRGTIQDELAQRQTAACTKLSKPLQIHQVDTDDKALAEVAAGTAAADLNDYPVAEYNTKSPERGGRFQLAGGYLQPGPYGITLNKASTGLQYALAKALDQLIRNGEYDKLLAKWNVQSGAVTSAVVNGGL; from the coding sequence ATGCTCGACGACTCCCGCGTACCCTCACGCCTGCTCGCCACCCTCGGCGCGGGCAGCCTGCTGCTGGCCGGCTGCGGTTCCGCCGGCAGCGGCCCGGACACCAGCCCGAACGGTCTCCGGGCGCGCCTGCCGGAACAGATCAAGAAGGCCGGTGTGCTGCGCGTCGCCTCGGACCTCAACTACGCGCCGGTCGACTTCAGGGGCGGCGACGGCCGCCCGGCCGGCCTCGACCCGGAGCTCGCCGCCGCCCTCGGCACGTACCTCGGACTGCGCGTGGAGTTCGTGGACATGCCCTTCGAGAAGGTCATCCCGGCGGTGCAGGCGAAGGAGGTCGACCTCGCGATGTCGGCCGTCATCGACACCCGCCGCAGGCAGAACGGCACCGACGACTACAACCGGCAGGTCGACCCGGGCGTCGACTTCGTCGACTACTTCATGACCGGCACCTCGATCCTGGTGAAGGCCGGCAACCCCCTCAACATCAGCACGCTGGACCACCTGTGCGGGCGCACCGTCGCGGTGCAGCGCGGCACCATCCAGGACGAGCTGGCCCAGCGCCAGACGGCGGCCTGCACCAAGCTCTCCAAGCCGCTGCAGATCCACCAGGTGGACACCGACGACAAGGCGCTGGCGGAGGTCGCGGCGGGCACGGCCGCCGCCGACCTGAACGACTACCCGGTGGCCGAGTACAACACCAAGTCCCCCGAGCGCGGCGGCAGGTTCCAGCTGGCCGGCGGCTACCTCCAGCCCGGCCCGTACGGCATCACGCTGAACAAGGCGAGCACCGGGCTGCAGTACGCCCTGGCCAAGGCGCTCGACCAGCTGATCCGCAACGGCGAGTACGACAAGCTGCTCGCCAAGTGGAACGTCCAGTCGGGCGCCGTCACCAGCGCGGTCGTCAACGGCGGTCTGTAG
- a CDS encoding YchJ family protein: MSRRTAKRPKTPARPAPAPVTDASPCPCGLPATYGECCGRLHRGVAEAVTAEQLMRSRFSAFAVRDAVYLLHSWDPDTRPPGVELDRQLRWVRLEILGGTDGGAFHSEGTVSFRAHFSDRGETGVMEENSRFRRHEGRWVYLDALPES; this comes from the coding sequence ATGAGTCGACGTACCGCCAAGCGCCCGAAGACCCCTGCCCGGCCCGCGCCCGCACCGGTCACCGATGCCTCGCCCTGCCCGTGCGGGCTGCCCGCGACGTACGGCGAGTGCTGCGGCCGGCTGCACCGGGGCGTGGCCGAGGCGGTGACGGCCGAACAGCTGATGAGGTCGCGGTTCAGCGCCTTCGCCGTCCGGGACGCCGTCTACCTGCTGCACAGCTGGGATCCGGACACCCGGCCGCCGGGGGTCGAGCTGGACCGTCAACTGCGGTGGGTGCGGCTGGAGATCCTGGGCGGTACGGACGGCGGGGCGTTCCACAGCGAGGGCACCGTGTCGTTCCGGGCGCACTTCTCGGACCGGGGCGAGACGGGCGTGATGGAGGAGAACAGCCGCTTCCGCCGGCACGAGGGCCGCTGGGTCTACCTGGACGCCCTGCCCGAGTCCTGA